A window of the Pseudoalteromonas sp. A25 genome harbors these coding sequences:
- a CDS encoding S9 family peptidase: MSFRLRKTLQSTLLAFSVLPAFAHASSGLQAEDIFELEYASDPQISPNGEQIIYVRNSNDVMKDAKRQNLWLVDSKSGSQSPLFSDENRYNQPRWSPSGDKIAFVSNVSGSTQVHVHYLKQNRTALLTQLKSGISNLTWSPDGKWLAFSQKVEEKPSVIAKMPSPPKGATWSEPAIVIDRAYYQADGRGLVKPGYRQIFVLPSEGGTPRQLTSGDYHHGGKLAWRADSKAIVFSANRISDWEYKALEGDLFEVDFDGEITQLTSAPGREHSPSFSKNGDQLAYLSASGELNPYRNHKLNIMDWQSKKSQLVAAKFDRSIQNPTWVGRSKLAISYDDHGMKKLATISIKGKITDLTDSLSGTTLGRPYLSGQFSANYNGEIAFTKGSSQRPADVALATSKGKVKQLTALNEDLLAHKQLGKVHEVNYTSSFDGEKIQGWYITPPNFDPNKKYPLLLEIHGGPHLAYGPHFSAELQRYAAQGYVVFYDNHRGSSSYGERFAMLLKYKYSSKEDFADHNSGVDAMLDKGFIDENNLFIAGGSAGGIATAYAIGLTNRFNAAVVVKPVINWLSKVLTADSGLVQIPTQFPGMPWEHVDHYWQRSPLSLVGNVTTPTMLMTGEEDLRTPMAETEQFYQALKHRKIDSVLVKIPGAPHGIAGRPSRMISKIEHTLAWFEKYKK, translated from the coding sequence ATGTCTTTTAGGTTAAGAAAAACCTTACAAAGCACATTGCTAGCATTTTCTGTACTACCCGCATTTGCGCATGCGAGCAGCGGTTTACAAGCAGAAGATATTTTTGAACTTGAGTATGCAAGCGATCCACAGATCTCACCCAATGGCGAGCAGATCATTTATGTTCGCAACAGCAATGATGTGATGAAAGACGCTAAAAGACAAAACTTGTGGCTTGTTGATAGCAAATCAGGCAGCCAATCACCGCTTTTTTCAGATGAAAACCGCTATAACCAACCTAGGTGGTCACCAAGCGGAGACAAAATTGCGTTTGTAAGTAATGTATCAGGTAGCACCCAAGTGCACGTCCATTATCTAAAACAAAACCGCACGGCCTTGCTTACGCAACTAAAGTCAGGGATCAGCAACTTAACTTGGTCGCCAGATGGAAAATGGTTAGCTTTTAGCCAAAAAGTAGAAGAAAAACCAAGTGTCATTGCCAAAATGCCATCACCACCAAAGGGCGCTACATGGTCAGAGCCTGCAATAGTGATTGACCGCGCTTATTATCAAGCTGATGGCCGTGGGCTGGTAAAACCCGGATATCGGCAAATTTTTGTCTTACCCAGTGAGGGAGGAACACCACGACAACTAACTTCTGGCGATTATCACCATGGTGGCAAATTGGCTTGGCGTGCGGATTCTAAAGCCATTGTGTTTTCGGCAAACCGCATCTCAGATTGGGAATACAAGGCACTTGAAGGTGATCTGTTTGAGGTAGATTTTGACGGTGAAATTACTCAACTAACATCAGCACCTGGTCGAGAGCATTCACCCAGCTTTTCAAAAAATGGAGATCAACTTGCTTATCTAAGTGCATCGGGTGAACTTAATCCCTACCGTAACCACAAATTAAACATCATGGATTGGCAGTCTAAAAAAAGCCAGCTTGTCGCTGCGAAGTTTGACCGTTCAATACAAAATCCAACCTGGGTAGGGCGCTCTAAGCTTGCTATTTCATACGATGATCACGGTATGAAAAAGCTAGCAACAATTAGCATAAAAGGAAAAATTACCGACCTCACCGATAGCCTCTCAGGAACCACATTGGGACGGCCTTATTTGAGTGGTCAATTCAGCGCTAACTACAATGGGGAAATCGCATTTACCAAAGGCAGCAGCCAGCGCCCTGCCGATGTCGCATTAGCAACCAGCAAGGGAAAAGTGAAGCAGCTTACAGCATTAAATGAAGACCTACTGGCTCACAAACAACTTGGTAAAGTACACGAAGTTAATTATACCTCTTCATTTGATGGCGAAAAAATTCAAGGCTGGTACATTACCCCACCAAATTTCGACCCGAATAAAAAATACCCTCTGTTACTTGAGATCCATGGTGGCCCACACCTCGCCTATGGGCCTCACTTCTCAGCTGAACTACAGCGTTATGCAGCACAAGGCTATGTAGTTTTTTATGATAACCACAGAGGCAGTAGCTCATATGGCGAGCGCTTTGCTATGTTGTTGAAGTACAAATATAGCTCTAAAGAAGACTTTGCAGATCACAACTCTGGTGTCGATGCGATGTTAGACAAGGGCTTTATTGATGAAAACAACTTGTTTATTGCTGGCGGCTCAGCAGGCGGGATCGCAACCGCTTATGCGATAGGCTTAACCAACCGCTTTAATGCAGCGGTTGTTGTTAAACCCGTTATCAACTGGCTGAGTAAAGTACTAACCGCTGACAGTGGCTTAGTGCAGATCCCAACACAGTTTCCTGGCATGCCATGGGAGCATGTTGACCACTATTGGCAGCGCTCACCACTTTCACTGGTTGGCAATGTCACTACCCCAACTATGCTTATGACCGGTGAAGAAGATTTACGTACGCCGATGGCTGAAACTGAGCAGTTTTATCAAGCTTTAAAGCACCGTAAAATTGACTCAGTACTGGTTAAGATCCCTGGTGCACCGCATGGTATTGCAGGTCGACCATCGCGAATGATCAGTAAAATTGAACATACACTCGCCTGGTTTGAAAAATATAAAAAATAA
- a CDS encoding HDOD domain-containing protein — MAITLTKAEKSILKNVSIPPRPEVLIQFSQETKKAEPDISKIAKILHADVGISAAVLQVVNSAAFRRNREIESIDQAIMTLGLKRLVPLVKAVALKATVGQNEGMASFWESQTATAECASMIANQLDKSNLANHAYMLGLFHFVGVPILVQHFDDYQKILDTAEEYGWDHAATEEMAAYKTNHATIGSLLAAQWGLPKIMVYVIYYMHDVEGIFSSGELDSTGLGLLSILKIARHATFVKNNPSAEDPEWLAVKEDILDFLTIDESELADLILVASD; from the coding sequence ATGGCAATAACTTTAACCAAAGCAGAAAAAAGCATACTGAAGAATGTGTCTATACCACCTCGTCCCGAAGTGTTAATCCAATTTTCACAAGAGACGAAAAAGGCTGAGCCAGATATTTCAAAAATCGCAAAAATTCTGCACGCTGATGTTGGTATTTCTGCGGCTGTTCTACAGGTTGTAAATTCAGCTGCTTTTCGTCGTAACCGGGAAATTGAGTCGATTGACCAAGCTATTATGACCCTAGGCTTAAAGCGACTCGTGCCTTTGGTAAAGGCGGTCGCGTTGAAAGCAACGGTCGGTCAGAACGAGGGGATGGCGAGCTTTTGGGAAAGCCAAACGGCAACGGCTGAGTGTGCCTCAATGATTGCTAATCAGCTTGATAAAAGCAATCTTGCAAATCATGCCTATATGCTTGGCTTGTTTCATTTTGTTGGTGTTCCTATTTTGGTTCAGCATTTTGACGATTATCAAAAAATTCTCGACACCGCTGAAGAATACGGGTGGGACCATGCTGCGACTGAAGAAATGGCCGCATACAAGACTAATCACGCAACCATTGGCTCGTTGTTGGCAGCACAGTGGGGATTACCAAAGATTATGGTTTACGTGATCTACTATATGCATGATGTTGAGGGAATATTTAGCTCTGGTGAACTTGATAGTACTGGACTTGGATTATTGAGCATTTTAAAGATAGCTAGACACGCCACATTCGTAAAAAACAACCCTAGTGCTGAAGACCCTGAGTGGCTTGCTGTTAAAGAAGATATTTTAGACTTTTTGACAATAGATGAAAGTGAGTTGGCCGATCTCATTCTAGTGGCCAGCGATTAA
- a CDS encoding UDP-2,3-diacylglucosamine diphosphatase, which yields MTTTYYPSIWISDVHLGYKDCKADYLLDFLNSTRCDVLYLVGDIVDLWSMKRQFYWQPSHYKVLECIQAKAESGTRVVYIPGNHDETFRSYVGKSLFNVEVHKTFIHTTSLGKKFLLLHGDDFDSATRYNKLISIAGDAAYDFLLFLNRWTNRVRRLYGGHYWSLASWLKNRVHKAREAISAFESAAIHEAKKQGVDGIICGHIHQPAIKVQDGIVYCNDGDWIENCTALVEGQNGRIELLHWSDIQHVINVVELNNEKNTGKAEAA from the coding sequence ATGACTACAACGTATTACCCGAGTATCTGGATCTCAGATGTTCATTTAGGCTACAAGGATTGCAAAGCCGACTACTTGCTAGATTTCTTAAACAGCACGCGCTGCGATGTGCTCTATCTGGTAGGCGACATTGTTGACTTGTGGTCTATGAAGCGTCAATTCTATTGGCAACCTTCTCATTACAAAGTGCTTGAGTGCATTCAAGCAAAAGCAGAATCTGGTACACGCGTTGTGTACATTCCCGGTAACCACGACGAAACGTTTAGAAGCTATGTAGGCAAAAGCCTTTTTAATGTTGAAGTGCACAAAACCTTTATTCATACCACTTCGCTTGGAAAAAAGTTTTTATTGTTACATGGCGACGACTTTGACTCTGCTACCCGCTACAACAAGCTAATAAGCATTGCAGGCGATGCGGCTTATGACTTTTTATTATTTTTAAATCGTTGGACCAACCGAGTACGTCGCCTTTATGGCGGTCATTATTGGTCACTCGCTTCGTGGCTAAAAAATCGCGTGCATAAAGCCCGTGAAGCCATAAGCGCATTTGAATCTGCAGCTATCCATGAAGCTAAAAAGCAAGGTGTGGATGGTATCATTTGTGGCCATATTCACCAGCCAGCCATCAAAGTGCAAGATGGCATTGTGTATTGCAATGATGGCGATTGGATAGAAAATTGTACAGCGCTGGTCGAGGGCCAAAATGGTCGTATTGAGTTGCTGCACTGGTCAGATATTCAGCATGTTATCAATGTGGTAGAGCTTAACAACGAAAAAAATACCGGTAAAGCTGAAGCCGCGTAA
- a CDS encoding ABC transporter permease translates to MFEVFKKELLELLRDRKTLFFVLALPMLIFPVIMGLVAFLGSQAALKAEQKVHTYYIVNEHHSNAFSERVFYHKSFKKYDGDQQFSTIADLKQAVQRGDIDVGVFLHADPSQTLALGEQASWQVVFNDAQSINFIYDRLTSLAKELSDSLREQALIALGVDKNKQTAILQPIKVSKVDTADKRENIGEKLGAFIPYLLIPLVLMGASYPAIDLGAGEKERGTLETLLLTPVTRTQLVLGKFLTVLLSSLACATVTVLSMAIWVSVAISFVELDTIKSAFSSVTGVDFMLIFALLVPIAAIFSSLVLAISIYARTFKEAQNYMAPLSMGVFLPIVVSLMPNMVLNAKTALIPVTNVALAIKEIVKGTVDYGLLSMIVLTSAGLAALLLAFCVRWFSKETVLFR, encoded by the coding sequence ATGTTTGAAGTGTTTAAAAAGGAATTATTAGAGCTGCTAAGAGACCGAAAAACACTATTTTTTGTGTTAGCACTGCCCATGTTGATATTTCCTGTGATCATGGGCTTAGTAGCATTTTTAGGCTCTCAAGCGGCGCTTAAAGCTGAGCAAAAAGTACACACCTATTACATAGTGAACGAACACCATAGCAACGCGTTTTCGGAGCGGGTTTTTTATCATAAAAGCTTTAAAAAATACGATGGTGATCAACAATTTTCGACTATTGCTGATTTAAAGCAAGCGGTGCAACGTGGTGATATTGATGTGGGGGTGTTTTTACATGCCGATCCAAGTCAAACACTTGCGCTTGGCGAACAAGCAAGTTGGCAAGTGGTATTTAATGACGCCCAAAGTATTAACTTTATCTACGATAGACTCACATCACTTGCTAAAGAATTGTCAGATTCGTTACGCGAACAAGCATTGATAGCATTAGGCGTAGATAAGAATAAGCAAACTGCAATTTTACAACCAATCAAGGTCAGCAAAGTAGACACCGCTGACAAACGTGAAAACATCGGCGAAAAGCTAGGGGCATTTATTCCATATCTATTGATCCCTCTAGTGTTGATGGGCGCGAGTTACCCAGCCATTGATTTAGGTGCAGGTGAAAAAGAGCGAGGTACGCTAGAGACCTTATTACTAACGCCCGTGACGCGTACGCAATTGGTTTTAGGCAAGTTTTTAACAGTGTTGCTAAGTTCTTTAGCCTGTGCGACGGTCACGGTACTTAGCATGGCTATTTGGGTTTCGGTCGCGATTAGTTTTGTTGAGCTTGATACCATTAAGTCTGCGTTCTCAAGCGTGACGGGGGTTGATTTTATGCTGATATTTGCGCTTTTGGTGCCAATCGCTGCCATTTTCTCGTCATTGGTATTGGCGATTTCAATTTACGCTCGCACGTTTAAAGAGGCACAAAACTATATGGCACCATTAAGTATGGGGGTGTTTTTACCCATTGTGGTTTCGTTGATGCCAAATATGGTGCTTAACGCCAAAACAGCACTCATTCCTGTTACCAATGTGGCGTTGGCAATTAAAGAAATCGTCAAAGGCACCGTAGATTATGGCTTGTTGAGTATGATCGTGCTTACATCGGCGGGGCTTGCTGCGCTGCTATTGGCATTTTGTGTTAGATGGTTTTCAAAAGAAACAGTGTTGTTTAGATAA